In Gimesia panareensis, the genomic window TTCTCCCTCTTCATCATCTTCTCCGAGACCAGCAGCGGTTCCGGCTTATCCTTCTCAAAGCTCTTCCACTCAAACTCCCACCGAGCATCAGGCACGCATTCAAAAGCTGCTAAAATCGAACGGGCAGTGTTCTCACAACGAGAAAATGCTTCCTACTTCAGAATCGGTTGAGACTAAACTGACCGCCCAGGTCAAAGACTCCCACTGGTTACTTGCGAATTGGACGATTACTCAATCCAGCCTGGATCGCGCGAAAGCAGCTCTGGGTGCTTACTGGTACCAGGCAGTACCCGTGATTCGTGTCTATGACATTACCACAAATGAAAACAGCCGCACCAGTAAAGCGTATGTTAAAGATGTCGAAGTAAAAATTGATTCGGGGCTGTGGTACGTGCAGATCGATCAGCCTGCCCGTTCTTACAAATTACAACTTGGTTTTGTCACTCCACAAAACAAGTTTTTCGGTCTGGTTTACTCGCACAAACTGACTCCCCCCATGCCGGAAGTGTGTGATAAGAGTGGTAAGATCAAACGGCGGCTGGATAACAACTATTCGGCAACCCGTTCCCGTCGGTATACCTCTCGTACGGAAAACGGCAATGGTGCTCTGACTCGACTTTCACTGCCTTTGACCCTGGATCCCAGCGGCGAAACGAATGGTTCTCGCACTAAACAGGCGAAAAAGAAGGAATTCCATGTTGAAACGGAACTGCTCATTCATGGTACTTCCGATCCTCAGGCAGAAGTCACCCTGCTCGGCGAAAAAATTCCCGTCAGTAAGGAAGGGCGATTTGCCCTGCGGTTAAGCCTGCCCAATGGTCGCCAGGTGATTCCCGCTGTGAACACCTCTTCCAATAAACGACGTCAGCAGACGATTGTCCTGGCAATTGAACGGAATACCAAAGACCTGGAACCCGTTCAACTCGACGAATAACTGAACTAGGCGCTCGCATCGCCAGATGACTGACAGAGGGCGCTTCTCTGTCAGTCGGCGTTGCCGTAATAGACCTCGGTGGCCAACCCGGTCTTTTCGCGCACTTTGCGGGCGATTTCGTCGACCTGTGCTGACTTGAGTGAAGCAACATAGTCTTCCGCCGTCCTGCGGGCGATCGTATAAACCTGTACCAGCTTGATCTGTCCCCCCGCAGTCACAATTTCTTTCAGACGCGCGCAATAAGCGTCGATTTCTGCAGCATCAGGTGGCTGCTGATCCACAAGCATGAACAGGCTCTGAATGACAATCGGACGCTGTCTGGCAGCCTCCGTGATGTTCTCCAGGATCTGTGAGAAGCGAATTTTGGTGCGGTCGATCAGTTTAAAATAGTCTTCCGTTCCCGCATCCAGCTTGGCCCAGACCTCTCCCTGATTCTCATCGAAAATCTTCAACGCAGCCTGCGTCCCCGGACGGTGAAACATGCTCGCATTGCTGATCAGCACCAGTTTGACATCATCCGCACCATGCTTACGTTTGAGCTCTGCCACTGCAGCCACGATCTGGTCGAAATTCTTATAGGTCGTGGGCTCACCATCGCCTGAAAACGCGATGTCATTCAACCGCCTTAATTCCTCAGGCACGGATTTGAACTTTTCATCCGCGTAGATTTCACCACTGAGAACAAACTTGAGCATGTGGTCCAGTTCCAGCAGCAACTGCTCTGTCCCCACAAAACGGGTTTCGGACTCTTCGCGGCGATCTACCTGACAATAAATACAGTCAAAATTGCAGATCTTGTCCGGATTCAGATTCACGCCGATGGAAATGCCCTTACTCCGCCGGGATAAGACCGGGTAGACGAACTTATTTTCGTGATAAGTCCGCTGATGCTGGGAGTGCAGGGGAAGTGAAGAGGTCATGTTTCAGGTTCCGAATGATTAAGTGGTTCTATCATTTTTATATGACGCGTCCTCCTGAAAGACAAGAGGCGGCTGCAAAGTTATCACCTTGTGACCAGTAAGTATCATGCAGGACAGTCAATAAAAAACGCGGCGGGAACAGAGATCCGTTCCCGCCGCGTTGGTTTGTTACTCAGTGATGAGCTACCCTGGATTAGACCTCTTTGGAGTCAATCCAGCTCATCATCCGCCGCAGTTCTTTACCTACAGCTTCGATCGGATGCTGCCGGTTCAGGCGACGAATCGCTTTGAAGGAAGCCTGGTTGGCTTTGTTTTCCAGCAACCAGTTCTTTGCGAATTCACCGGTCTGGATCTCTTCCAGAATCTTCTTCATTTCCTTGCGGGTTTCGTCCGTGATGATCCGGGGACCGCTGGAGTAGTCACCATATTCAGCAGTGTTGGAAACACTGTACCGCATGTAGTTCAGACCACCCTGGTAGAACAGGTCGACGATCAGCTTCAGTTCGTGCATACATTCGAAGTAGGCCATTTCGGGCTGATAACCGGCTTCCACCAGGGTATCAAAACCGGCTTTGACCAGTTCGCTGACGCCACCACAGAGCACAACCTGCTCACCGAACAGGTCGGTTTCGGTTTCTTCAGCAAATGAGGTTTCAATCACACCACCACGGGTACCGCCGATCCCCTTGGCGTAGGCCAGGGCCAGTTGACGGGTGCTTTCAGAAGCCCCTTCAACCAGGGCGATCAGCGAGGGAACACCGCCCCCTTTGACATATTCGCTGCGTACCAGGTGGCCGGGACCTTTGGGGGCGACCAGGGCTGCATCAACGCCGGCGGGCGGAACAACCTGGTTGAAGTGAATGTTGAAACCGTGCGAGCAGAGCAGCAGGTTGCCCTTGCTCAGGTTCGGCAGAATTTCGCTTTTGTAGAGATCGCCCTGTACTTCGTCGGGGAGCAGGATGTTGACCAGGTCACCCTGTTTGGTGGCTTCTGCAATCGAGACCGGCTCGAATCCATGGCTCACAGCCAGATCGTAGTTTTCACTCCCTTTACGCTGTCCAATAATGACGTTACAGCCACTGTCGCGAAGGTTTTGTGCTTGAGCATGCCCCTGGCTTCCGTAGCCGAGGATGGCAATGGTTTTGTCTTTCAACAGCGACAAATCTGCATCGTCATCGTAATAAATAGTTACTGCCATAATCCTGATCTCTTGTATTGATGTAAGTCGGACAGAAGCAGAACCGGATCCGCTTCTAAAAGGGAACTTGAACAGACAAACGTTGTTTTGAATGGGATTCAGAAGACAACGGGCTGCTCAGAGAGAACAAAACAACCGTGATTCACTTTTCTGTTTGTTCGCGTTGGATTCTTAAACGGTTTCCACAGTTTCGGAAGAGACGTCTGCTTTAACTGTTTCAGAGCGTAACAGGGCAATGCGACCTGTACGTACGATCTCGAGAATCCCAAACGGTCTCATCACGTCAATAAATGCATTGATCTTAGATTCCTGACCGGAGATCTCGATCATTACGTTTTCAGCGCTGACGTCAACGATTTTCGCACGGAAAATGTCGACTAATTCGCGAATTTCTGACCGGGTTTTTCCGGGAGTGGCCACTTTCATCAGCATCAGGTCGCGTTCGACATAATCCTGACGGGAAAAGTCAACGACTTTCACCACAGTCACCAGCTTTTCCAGCTGTTTTCTGACCTGATCCAGCTTGTTGTAATCACCGACGACAAAGGTAATTCGGGAAAATTCGGGTTCTTCGGTTTCACCGACAGCCAGGCTCTCGATATTAAAGGAGCGCGAGGCCAGCATGCCTGAAATCTGGGCCAGGACACCCGGTTGATTCATGACCAGAGCAGAAAGAATGTGTTTCATCCCAAAACCTTAATCCGTGTACAATCAGAAACTCAAATTACGTGAAAAGTGATTGAAGCATACAGTCTAGTCGCGGCAGTGAGTCCCGGCAAGTCCTGCACTCGAGAACTCTCAGACTCAGCTTATGATCAGGACGATTAGACCGATTATGCTCCCGTCAGACTGCTGGACCAGACAGTTTTCAGGCAGATTGGGTTCATTCAGGGCAAAAACTCCTCAGAGTCGCGTAATTTGACCATTAGCGGCCATTAGTGGATCGGGAAGTTTTGACAGCCGGCGCGGACTCTGTTTTAATAAATCACCGACCCTCAGCCAAATACCGATCCTTCACGAAAAGAACGAGAGCACGGATGACTCAAAACTGGCGATTTGCCCCCCACGATGAATCACAGATACGCCGCCTCAGTTCGGAAATGCGGATCTCCCCACTCCTGGCCCAGGTACTGATCGCCCGTGGCCTCCGGGATGCTTCCGTAGCCCGGGGTTTTATCAACGCCCGCATGAACGAGCTGCTCGACCCCTGTTCCATGCCCGGCATTGAACAGGCCGCCGATCGAGTCATCGCCGCCCTGCAGGCCAAACGGCGGATCACCATCTATGGCGATTACGACGTCGACGGTATGACCGCGACCAGTATTCTGCTGCAGTGCATTACCCTGGCCAACGGTCAATGTGATTATTTCATCCCCAATCGCCTGGATGATGGTTACGGCCTGAATTGCGATGCCATCCGCGAACTGCACGAGGAAGATCCCCAGCGACTGCTGATCACGGTCGACTGTGGTATCACCAGTGTCAAAGAGGCCGCTCTCGCCAAAGAACTGGGGCTGGAACTGATTATTACCGATCACCACCAGATGAGCGAAGAACTGCCTGACGCCGATTGTCTGGTCCATCCTCGTCTTCCGGGCAGCGAATACGAATTCCCCCACCTGTGTGGTGCCGGTGTTGCTCTAAAGCTGGCCTGGGCCATCTGTCAGAAACTGGGAGACGGGCAGAAAGCTTCTCCGCAGATGCGTGAGTACCTCAAATGCGCCGTAGGGCTGGCGGCGATCGGGACGATTGCGGATGTGATGCCCCTGACCGGCGAAAACCGGATTATTGTCCGTTACGGGCTGGGCGCACTCGCAGAACTGGCACCGCTGGGACTGCAGGAACTGATGAAGGTCGCCGAAATCAAAACCGGTCAGCCCCTCGATACCGAAGACATCGGATTTGCAATCGCCCCGCGCCTGAATGCAGCCGGGCGCTTAGGGCAGGCCAGACTGGCTGTGGAACTGCTGACAACCAACAATCGGGAACGGGCGGTCCAGCTGGCGCTCTACCTGGATGAACTCAACAAAAACCGGAGAACCGTCGAACGCCGGATTTTGAAGCAGGCCAAGGAGATGGTCGAAGAGCATGCCGACTGGCAGGAGCACCAGACCCTGGTGCTGGCCCATCCGGACTGGCATCCCGGAGTGATCGGCATTGTCGCCAACCGGGTGGCCGAACATTTTGAGAAACCCACCGTTTTGATCGCCCTCGAAGCGACCTCCAAAACCGGTCAGGGTTCCGCCCGATCCTTCGCTGGTTTTGATCTGCATGCCGGTTTCTCAGCCTGTGCCGATCACCTGATTCGCTTCGGGGGACATCAGGCAGCCGCCGGCCTGCGAATTGAAGAAGACAAAATCGAAGATTTCCGCCAGGCTTTTGCAGAATACGCGGCCAATGCACCTCCGCCCTCCGACGATGATCTGCTGGTGCGGATTGACGCCGAAGTCTGTCTGAATGAAATCACCAAGCAGGCGGTTCTGGAGCTGGATTGCCTGGGGCCGTTCGGACAGGAGAATCCGCGTCCGCAATTTGTAGCCACTCGCGTAGAACTGGCTGAGCCTCCCAAAACGATGGGAGAAGGGGGCCGGCATCTCTCACTGGTCTTCCAGCAGCACAAGACCCGCATTCGCGCGATTGCCTTCGGCAAAGGCGAGTGGGCGAGCCAGATGGAAGAGGCGGGGGGACCGTTCTCTATCAGCTTCGCCCCCGGCATCAATCGGTTCCGGGGCTTTGAAAGTGTGCAACTGCACCTCAAAGACTGGATTTCCGAACAAGCTGACGCGCCTGTCACTTCCTGACTCAGGTCCTTATTCTCAGTTTTCGCTGATCAACTCGATGCCTGAAATTAACGGTGCCGTGTTGGAACCGACAGCGGAGTTGAATTCCAGCACCAGCTGGTCCGTCACCTGGATGCCAGGAAATTCCTTGATCAGACTCTGCATAGGCTGACCGGTCTCCGCCAGGATATCGAAGTCCTGCAATACACGTTCTCCCTGCAGGAGGACATCAAACTTCCGGTCGCCCGGTTTCAGTTTCCGATTCGGTTCAGTGAAGGTCAATCGGACCGTATAACGTCGGGCATTCTGATTCACTTTCGCTGTAACAGTCTCAGCGTGGTTCTCCGTTTGTGTCTCTTTCTTCTTGAGAATCAATCGAGCCGATCCAGAACTGGCTCCTCGATAAGAACGGGCCGTACGTGTGCCGGTGCCCGTAATTAGAAAAGTGAGTTGATTCCCCGGTTTCCAGCCGGGTTGCTGGCGAATCTCATCCAGGATTGGCTTCAGATCGGGAGTCCGTTGTGCCTCGCCTGCCGCATCCACTTTCGTCCAGGCCGGGGGAGCCCATTCCACGGTCGCGTGTGTTCGCTTGCGAGAAGAGAGATTCTGCTTTGTTTCTGCCAGCGGTTTGGAATCGGCTGCCAGTTCGCCCTGGATCTTCAGTCGGCAGTCCTTCTTGCCGGTTTCATCCACGGTGAATTGAATGAAGGCTGCTTCCAGTTCGTCTGCGCGAGACAGCGGAATGTCGGTAAAACGAATGGCTACAACCTGGGGATCGTTCCCATCCAGGCCCAGTTCCAGATCGCTGCTGTTCATACTCACTTTCCCCTGGGGGGCTTCTTCGGCATAGTCATCAACACTGGCCACGGGGATGCCCCCCGTGCTGTCAGCAGACGTCTGCTGGTGGATCGCGATTGTGATTTTCTGCGGATCCTCAATACCGGATGCAGCGACCCAGCTTAAGCCAGGACTCGAATTGCTGTCTCTGATTTTGAGGGCATGCCGCCGAAAGGTACGATACTGTTTGTTGGCGATTTTGACTTCTAAATCCGGTGATTCCCCGCCCACGCTGGGATAATCCAGCCAGAGAGTACCTGAATCCGATTTGCGGTCGCCGGGGGCACCGAAGTTGATCCCCGCCTGTTTGACGATGCCGGTCGACTCTGCTGCATCACTCAGCTGGCTGTTAGTCCAGACTTCAATTTCCGGCATATGGATCAGTGCCAGTGAAGTCTGATTCTGGTAAGAGCAACTGCAGGTTCGCGTGTAATCCGGCGCATTGAGCACTCCGTTGGCCACGACCAGGTTCGACGTACAGCTCGATTTAAAACCACCAAAATTCCCGGTCCCACTCTTTGTTGCCAGATCGTAAAAGCCCGCAGCGCCGGAGCGGAACGTCAACAGGTTCTCGCTGGCGATGACGTAATTGCAGCCATAAGTCCGGGAAAACTTGAGCGGTTCTTTCTCGCGAGTGATCGGATTGGTAATCGTGTAGGGACTGCCATCCCTGATATGGAAGGCTCCGCCCGAAACCTGATAGGAATTTGCCGAGGTGATGATCAGATCATTGTGCAGCACTAAGGGACCCGTATATTTCTGATCCTTTTTCTGCCAGAGAACACTGCCATCCTCGGCACGATAAGCAATCATGCCCTGTCCGACTTCGTCGCTGAGCCGGTCGCTTGCCCGGGCACCAGCTTCCAGCAGCAGATCGTGTTTCTCGGAATATCCCAGCCAGGATCCGAAGATATGCTCGCGGGTCGACCAGAGTTCTTTTCCGGTCTGCAGATCGAGGCAGATGATCCGATACTTTGAAGGGTCTGCCATCCCTCGACGCGACAGTTTTTTCTCGGCACTGGCCGGGAGTTTGTCGAGGCAATACAGGCGATTGCGTCCCGCGACGATGCCGTTATGCAGAAACGAATGCACGGCATCGACCTGCCAGAGTTTGTCGCCTGAATGACGGTCGAAAGCAATCAGTCCTCCACTGGCAGAGAGGTCCGTCGCCGCCGGACCGTCTTTACCCGGTTTCTCCTGGACACGTTTGCCGTAATGAGCAAACCCGTTGCCGGCCAGCAGGATGTTCTGATCCACAGCGATGAACGCCCAGTCGTTTTTCGGATCGGGGAGCTTGATGATCTGCTTCGTCTTGCCATCAGCGGCATTCAGCACATGGCATTCCGAGCCAATGGCGAGATAGACCTCTTCTGCTGTCGCGATATAGTTTGTGCCGCGAGCATTCGCACCGGGGATATGTTTCTGGTTGTATTGCGTACTGAGTGGAGTGTCGGCATAGGTTGAGTTAAAATAGATCCCGAATGTGCCCAGATCTTCAAATTCGCGCCGCCAGAGGACTTCGCCCGTATAGACGTCGCGGGCACTGAGGCTGTTCATCCCCTCCAGAAAAGTGCGACCGCCGATCACCTGTTCGGGAGGACCATGCCCATGACGTGGCAGAACATCTTCGTGCGTATTTCCTCCAAACCAGAGCACACCTAGTGGCAGTTTGACCCGCTTGTCATTCGATTTGACGCTGTTCGCGATATCCCCATACTGATGGGTCCAGTCAGCAGAATCGGGCAGGGCCCCCACACGCCGAATCAGGATGCCTGCTGAGTTCGTAACGATTTCAGCTTTGGGTAACTCCGCTTCTCGGATCTTCTCCTGCAACGCTTTAACCTGTTCTGCTGCAACCGGAATCCAGACCACGCCGCCATAAGGGCGAACTGAGCGATAAATCTGCTGCAAAGTCTCTGCTGTTAGCGACTGTGTCTGCGCCGGACTGATCATTGTCACGCGGGCGATATGCTGCGGCGCCTGGAAACTTTGCGGAGTTGCCTGGTGCACCGAGAGGCGTGTTCCATATTCCCCCCGTTCGTCGTAACGTTTGCGCAACTTAGCGACTTGTGTTGTGTCAGGGTCCAGAACCACGAGTCGCAGACCGGACGTTTCGAGGAGCGCATCTATGACGGCAGGTTCGTCTCCCCCAACGCAGATCGCATACCCGGTTCTGGCCTCGGTCTGCTGCAGTAAACTTTTGACGGTTTTCAGTACAGCAGGATCAGCTGCCGGTGGTGTGGCTGTCGCCTGCTCTATTGGAGACGGCAATTGCCGTTCCCCGGGCACACCGAAAGCCATGATTTCACCTTCCAGAGTGACCGCGAAGAGCTTATTGTCAGCAGCCAGTAAGCGGGCGACCTGACCATTGATCGGCTGTTGCCAGGCAAGAGTGGGTTTTTCTTCTGCACTGGCAGGCAGATTTACGGCTGAAATACTGGCTTCACCAGCTGCATAAATACGATTTCCGGCGTGGATCAGATCCCCCTGTCCATCGACGGGAAGTGACCAGAGTACCTGATGCTGCTGATTGAAAGCTTCCAGAACCGGCTGCTTATTTTTCACGCCAGCTGAATAGAGTTGCCCGTCGTGCAAAACCGGTTCGTTGTGCACATACAGGGTGGGTAAGCCGGTCTCCAGGCTATAAGCGCGAACGCCCTTGTAGCGGGTATGCACGTAAAACTCTTTCTCACCAGAAATCACGAACGAGCCGCCGTTCCCTTTGCCTCCCAGATGAAAATACTTCATTTCGCCTGTCTTGCGATCCAGGGCGGCAGGGACGGAACGGCCGCCAGGCACCAGCAGCAGGTCTTCTGTTGCGACGAGCGTCCCCTGGGGAGCCACGCCGGCAAAGGATGGGGCACTGTGGGGCTGTTTAATATAGCTGGCACTCGTTGAATCATTTACCCAGACCACGTTCCCCGTTTCTGCATCCAGGGCATAGATGAAGGTTCCCATAAACGGCCAGATACTGGCAGCAAAGTAGATCTGATCTCCATACAAAACTGGTCCCCCCCGGGCAGGCCAGGCCGAGATGACACGCTGATTCCCGAGTGCTTTCTGCGCAGCGGGGGCGCCCCGGAATTTCCAGACCAGCGTTCCGTCACTGCTGTTGAGGCAGTAGAGATAACCATCATCACTGACGAGGTACACTCGATCTTCAGTCGCGACAGGAGAAAAGCGAACTGGGCCCTCAGTGAAGAACGTCCATAGTGTTTTGCCCGTCCGAGTGTCGAGCGCGACGAGTTTATCGGCATCGTTGAATCCCACGAACATCCGCCTGCCATAGACGACTGGCTCGAACACTTTGTCGTAAGTCATCAGGTCATTATTCAGGGTATCGTCCCAGACCTGTTTCCGGGGACCGAATTTGCGGGTCCAGAGGGGAGTCAACTGATCCGGTAGCGAATCGGGGGTCGATGCAGTATGCCCGGCATTGTAGCGCCACATCGGCCAGTTGCCTGCTTTTACGCATGTGGCACTGGTCAACAAAAACACCAGAAAGAACAGAATCCGAAAACAATGGATTTGGTGAGTCATAGAGTTCGTTTTCGTAGATTGATGGTGAAAGAACAGCAGGGCAGGGTGGTTAACGGGAAATGGACTTATTGCGGCTCTTCCGATTTTACATTGACATACAGGGTGGCACACCCCCAGAGAAACAGGAGAACGCCGGAAGCCTGAAAGAGCCAGCCCAGGCCCGGATCCAGAAAGCCAAACAGGAACAAGCCTGCTCCCCCGACAATCACCAGCAGGTCTTCCTTATGTTTTTTTATCTGCTGTCGCAGACCCGTTTTGAGCAACATGGAATCTTTCATCTGAAAAATCAGGAATATTTCAAATTTTCTGAGCAAAAACGAATCGCTCCAGCCTCTAATCTAATAAGGATTTATCAAAATTTCCTGATCGATTTGGGAATATTTCAAGATCGTCGTTCATATTTCGAATTCTGATCAGACCGGTTCCGGGTTCCGCACCGGGAACGCTCTTGTATTGCTGCAAGCTGATTGTACAATTGACTATATGTAGTGTGCCTGTTCCTGGCAATCATTTCTCTTCAGATTCAGTCAACCTGTTGTCCGTAATTCTAAAAGGACTGCACCCGTGTTAAGTGCCTATAATAAAAAGCACAACCGAGGTTTGAGGGCGGACAATTTCCTGCTGCTGGCAGGTCTGATTCTGATGTTTTCCTGCGCGACAGCCCTCCCGGCAGAAGAGGTCTCTACTGACTCCCGGTCTCCCCGCCTGGCGCACCAGATTGATCAATTGATTACACAGGCGCGACAGCAGCAACAGGTCCAGGCAGCACCACGCTCCACTGATGCGGAATTCATGCGGCGGGTCTATCTGGATCTGACCGGGAAAATTCCTCCCGTGGCGGAGGTGCGTCAGTTTCTGGCAGACTCGGTGCCCGACAAAAGAGAACGCCTGATTGACCGACTGCTGGCCAGTCCCGGTTTTGTAGTCCATTTTACCAGTCTCTGGCGGAATATCCTGATTCCGGAGGCAGGCACCGATCCACTGGCACGTCAGCAAGTGCCTGAATTTGAAGCCTGGCTGCGCTCTCAGCTGCAGCAGGATACATCCTATGACGCGCTGGTCCGTGCCATCGTCGGCGCTCCCTTTGATGAAACTACGCGTACGACAGGGCAGACAACCGCAGCTGAGCCTACTGCACGTGCCTTCTACCTGGTCAAGCAGCTCAAACCGGAGAGTCTGGCTGCCAGTACCTCTCGCGCATTCCTGGGGGTGCGGATCGAGTGTGCCCAGTGTCACGATCATCCCTTTGACACCTGGAAACAGGATCAGTTCTGGCAATTCGCAGCCTTTTTTGCCAACATTGACCAGCCTCAACCAAATTCATTTTTGACACCGGCCAATTTGCGGGAGGTCTCAGGTAAGCCCGAGATTAAGATTCCCGATACAAATCGGCTGGTCGAAGCGACCTATCTGAACGGGAAGCAACCCGACTGGAAAGAAACTCCGTCCCGCCCCCGCCAACGGCTGTCGGAATGGATTACCTCAGCACAAAACCCCTATTTCGCCAAGGCGACAGCCAATCGGGTCTGGAGTCTGTTTTTCGGACGGGGAATTGTGGATCCCGTAGACGATTTTTCCTCGACCAATCCCGCCTCCCATCCGGAACTCCTGGAAGTGATGGCACGTGCGTTTCAGAAACACGACTATGACCTGAAATACCTGATTCGTGAAATTACGAATTCGGAGACCTACCAGCTTACCAGTCGTCAGACCGATCCCAGCCAGTCTCGTGTGGAATGGTATGGTAAAATGCCGACACGGGGACTGACCGCAGAACAGATCTTCGCCAACCTGGTACAGGCGACCGGTTTCTTCCGTCAAACCGCAGAGACAGACCCGCAGCTGATTGCACCAGGTATGAATTCACCCCAAGCGGAAATTCAGGATCTGTTTCAAACCGATTCAGAGAATCAGCTGGATCCACGGGCCACGATCCTGCAGGCCCTGGCTCTGATGAACGGCACCTTCATTACCAACGCCACCAGCCTGGAACAGTCGGATGTGTTTACCGCGATTGTCGAATTCCCGGGACAGTCGAGCGAACAGAAAATCGAAGCCTTCTATCTGTCGACACTCTCCCGACCGCCGACCGAATCAGAGTTGAACAGACTGAAAACCTATATCAATTCGAGTGAAGAGAAAACAGAAGCGTACGCGAACCTGTTCTGGGCCCTGTTAAACAGTAGCGAGTTTTTACTGAATCATTAAATGATGACTGCAGACAACAAAACAATCTGTAACTGCCTGATCACAGCCGTGCTGGGACTGTTCCCGGTGAATGGCAGTGCTGCGGGCGAATTGCAGGGTGCGATTCCTCCGAAAGCGTCTGCGCAGCACATTCTGCTCCTGGCGCCGTCAGCTCCGGTCGTGATCGAATTGAAAATCCTGGTCGACGACGCCGATTTTTGTGCCACGACCACCGATTATATCGAACGTCTGTTTGTTTCGCTCGATCGGAACGAGGATCAGTTGATTGACCTGAAAGAGATGGAAAACGTCCCGGCGTTTGGCATTCGAAAATTTGATCAGGGGAGCCCGGCAGAACGGTTACAGATGCTGGATGTCGCTCCCCGCGATGAGAAATTAAGCCTGGCGGAGTTTGCAGCCTACATTCACCGGGCACAGGGGACTGCGTTTCGCATTGCTGGGGCCCCCACACGCTCATCCCAGGTGATCGAACTGTTTCGCAAGCTGGACCACAATGGGGATGGCTCGGTCAGCGACAGTGAATTTGAAGCAAGTTCCCGGGCGTTGGCTCAATACGATCGCGATGAAGACGAAGTCTTGAACCTGGCGGAACTGCGTCCTTTCAGTGCTGCTCAAAATGGAATCACGGTACAGGCGGCCCGCGGCGAAACCGAGACTCCTTTTCGTCGCCTGGACAATGACAGTTCCATCAGGCAGGCTGCTGAGGAATTACTGAAAAAGTATGTGGAGTATGCCAATCCCAAACAGGATGCCCTGGCACTGGCCTGCTTCAATACCACCGGTGAAATGACCGCAAGCATACGGGGATTTGATCGTGATGCAGATGGGTTCCTGAATCGCGAGGAGATGTTTGCCTGGCTGCAGCAACCGGTCTGCGATCTGCAGCTGGAAATATCGCTACCCCGCAAAAAAGCCTTCCGTCCCTCGCTGAAGTTTATCCAGAAGCAGACGCCGCGCGTGACCGATGTGGATCCCCAGTCCCGTTCGCGGTTACAGTTGAGAATCGACAGTCTGTTGCTTGAACTGCGTGTTAAGAGTACGCGACACATGCTGGCCGACAGTGTTCGCTTTTACCAGACCCGTTTTCGGGTCGCTGACGGCGATAAAAACGGCTATCTCACTCCCGCTGAGTTCATGCAGTTAAACGTTCCCGATGCCGACTATAAAAAGGTAGATCAGAATCAGGACGAAATGCTGCACGTCGAAGAGCTGACCGATTTTCTGCTTCAAAAGACCTCCAAG contains:
- a CDS encoding EF-hand domain-containing protein, which encodes MMTADNKTICNCLITAVLGLFPVNGSAAGELQGAIPPKASAQHILLLAPSAPVVIELKILVDDADFCATTTDYIERLFVSLDRNEDQLIDLKEMENVPAFGIRKFDQGSPAERLQMLDVAPRDEKLSLAEFAAYIHRAQGTAFRIAGAPTRSSQVIELFRKLDHNGDGSVSDSEFEASSRALAQYDRDEDEVLNLAELRPFSAAQNGITVQAARGETETPFRRLDNDSSIRQAAEELLKKYVEYANPKQDALALACFNTTGEMTASIRGFDRDADGFLNREEMFAWLQQPVCDLQLEISLPRKKAFRPSLKFIQKQTPRVTDVDPQSRSRLQLRIDSLLLELRVKSTRHMLADSVRFYQTRFRVADGDKNGYLTPAEFMQLNVPDADYKKVDQNQDEMLHVEELTDFLLQKTSKLQNQVVMTVSNDGKSLFEILDTNLDRRLSPRELKNSIQRVKEYDGNRDQSLDPAELRGHFKLTLELGKPQLFQFDPREDSMAMNQNSTIPRTVSGPRWFQRMDRNRDGDISEREFLFDTNTFKKLDQNQDHLISAEEAEALSVDSE